From Anopheles arabiensis isolate DONGOLA chromosome 3, AaraD3, whole genome shotgun sequence, a single genomic window includes:
- the LOC120904243 gene encoding putative uncharacterized protein DDB_G0282129 isoform X1, translating into MRVKTLRQIKNQRGHRNHHSSNSHHNHSHAATNATIDAHHFSPERLNALVNCMNPPYRMPPQPLGAYGMQHDHHSSIPGTASTEAHVLNTPLRTHSSKFPIERELILSSNKNSSKIPLMQDNRNTSLPALLNRSSTSAIGPDLPVKQTQAWNQPQMDVIHSAVAGSMPRTIVRFPEDVTALADRGDGSFQRDKDATTVKKSVTKTYHTLKDLISSKFKKDANEQSDELNNVTSMLHGHQSNLDQGQSGSQQQQQQQQHSGNNQSGSYMYSSASDNNLLQAQSNLNVWPSGSQTNSPLYYHKKFSDPAESFGGSKALSQPQLNMASEQGSRNTQHVVSMLPAPVDGTDSDDGGFRQHSVSRQTNQPLPNGSGQGQGAAMHANRSTPQQPAYIQNYRHNHGQQQQQQQPHNQQQQHLQQQHHMSYQQAVHNAKQRAAMEGGSSSNMQSSSYNTTVTVGDQSGGHHHHPHHHHHHNQGEAGMQKHTISVDINSGSSVNISTGESHDAGAYDKNGNHSSNVDSGRGSSSMATASADAVMEKNKVKSDGEWVDVVDVELRNILEPGMKSLNLRPESTMSESASSMSPPLPPLSPHETYNHSVGQTSGNTQTKPNNASKLQKQEYGTDTYNRASKNPQPIGPSKGQPSPNTIQNYMNHLKLSSNKKHEQNALKKHLFGLDTDVASVTNTTRSLDLESLLGGPWDGAQSVSESETDGGGLQQIRNQLEGLETMYSEVLKMLGNRMATNESTLRANRRRRHGSMSSLPSSSISGRPIRDRRRLDERRKVRDIKGINKRFQRLESHVVTLARSVAHLSSEMRSQHLVSQELEELRNDLALLRSQSMHNLPMNSSGNAANASSREPINLTNPKRVKKLTKFFGEDPPLMKLFLKKLGYEKYAPIFESERVGMIELPYLGEERLQKMGIPLGPRLRILQEAQISLCRDTTLCIV; encoded by the exons ATGCGCGTTAAAACGCTGAGACAGATTAAAAACCAGCGGGGACATCGTAACCACCATAGCAGCAACAGTCACCATAATCATAGCCATGCGGCAACCAATG CGACGATTGATGCGCACCACTTTTCCCCCGAAAGACTGAACGCGCTAGTGAATTGCATGAATCCACCGTACAGAATGCCACCACAACCGCTCGGTGCGTACGGTATGCAGCATGACCATCACTCCAGCATACCGGGCACGGCATCGACGGAGGCACACGTACTGAACACACCGCTCCGCACCCATTCCTCCAAGTTTCCG ATTGAACGGGAACTGATACTGTCGTCGAAcaaaaattcttcaaaaatTCCACTCATGCAAGACAACAGAAACACAAGCCTACCGGCATTGTTGAATCGATCCTCAACGTCCGCTATTGGGCCGGATCTGCCAGTGAAACAGACGCAAGCATGG AATCAACCCCAGATGGATGTTATACATTCGGCCGTTGCTGGTTCGATGCCACGCACGATCGTGCGCTTCCCGGAAGACGTGACGGCGCTTGCCGATCGAGGCGATGGTAGCTTCCAGCGGGATAAAGACGCCACGACGGTAAAGAAATCCGTCACCAAGACGTACCACACTCTGAAGGACCTCATCTCGTCCAAGTTCAAAAAGGATGCCAACGAACAGAGCGACGAACTGAACAATGTGACCTCAATGCTGCATGGGCACCAGTCGAACTTGGATCAGGGTCAATCAGgcagtcagcagcagcagcagcagcagcaacacagcgGCAACAATCAGAGCGGATCGTACATGTACAGCTCGGCCTCCGACAACAACTTGCTGCAGGCACAGTCCAACCTAAACGTGTGGCCGTCCGGCAGCCAAACCAATTCCCCACTGTACTATCACAAGAAGTTCTCCGATCCGGCGGAAAGCTTCGGTGGATCGAAAGCTCTCTCCCAGCCGCAGCTAAACATGGCCAGCGAACAGGGCAGTCGTAACACGCAGCACGTGGTCAGTATGCTGCCGGCACCGGTGGATGGTACGGATAGTGACGATGGTGGCTTTCGGCAGCACAGTGTCAGTCGCCAGACGAATCAACCCCTACCGAACGGATCTGGACAGGGTCAGGGAGCGGCGATGCACGCTAACCGGTCCACACCACAGCAACCCGCCTACATCCAAAACTATCGGCACAATCAtggccagcagcaacagcagcagcagccacacaatcagcaacagcagcatctacagcagcaacatcacatGTCGTATCAGCAGGCTGTACATAACGCCAAACAGCGAGCTGCCATGGAGGGTGGCTCGAGTTCTAACATGCAATCATCATCCTACAACACAACGGTGACAGTGGGAGATCAAAGTGGaggccatcatcatcatccgcatcatcatcatcaccacaatCAGGGGGAGGCTGGAATGCAGAAGCACACAATCTCGGTCGACATAAACAGTGGCTCGTCGGTCAACATATCCACCGGAGAGTCGCACGATGCCGGAGCGTACGATAAAAATGGCAATCACTCGTCGAACGTTGATTCTGGTCGCGGTAGCTCCTCCATGGCTACTGCCAGTGCTGACGCGGTGATGGAGAAAAACAAAGTCAAGTCCGACGGTGAATGG GTCGATGTAGTTGATGTGGAACTTCGAAACATCCTCGAGCCGGGGATGAAATCGTTGAACCTTCGACCCGAGAGCACCATGTCCGAAAGTGCCTCATCAATGTCCCCACCGCTGCCGCCACTATCGCCGCACGAAACGTATAACCACAGCGTTGGGCAGACCAGTGGCAACACCcagacaaaaccaaacaatgcTTCCAAGCTGCAGAAGCAAGAGTACGGCACGGATACGTACAACCGGGCAAGCAAAAATCCGCAACCGATCGGTCCCTCGAAGGGACAACCCTCTCCCAACACAATACAGAACTACATGAACCATCTGAAGCTATCGAGCAACAAGAAGCACGAGCAGAACGCCCTTAAAAAGCACT TGTTCGGCTTAGATACGGATGTTGCCTCAGTCACCAACACAACACGCTCGCTCGATCTCGAATCACTGCTCGGTGGTCCGTGGGACGGTGCCCAGTCGGTGTCCGAGTCGGAGACGGACGGTGGCGGGCTGCAGCAAATCCGTAACCAGCTCGAGGGACTGGAGACGATGTACAGCGAGGTGCTGAAGATGCTCGGCAATCGTATGGCCACGAACGAGTCAACGCTGCGTGCGAATCGACGCCGACGGCACGGCAGCATGTCGTCGCTACCGTCCAGCTCGATCAGCGGCCGCCCGATCCGGGATCGGCGAAGACTGGACGAGCGCCGTAAGGTGCGTGACATCAAGGGCATTAACAAGCGTTTCCAGCGGTTGGAATCGCACGTCGTCACGCTTGCTCGCAGCGTGGCCCATCTGTCGTCCGAGATGCGCTCGCAGCACCTGGTTTCACAGGAACTGGAGGAGTTGCGCAATGATCTCGCACTGCTACGCTCCCAATCGATGCACAACCTACCGATGAACAGTAGCGGGAATGCGGCAAACGCTTCCTCCCGGGAACCGATCAATCTGACCAACCCGAAGCGGGTCAAGAAGTTGACCAAGTTCTTTGGCGAAGATCCTCCGCTAATGAAGCTGTTTCTTAAAAAGCTCGGCTACGAG AAATATGCTCCCATCTTCGAGAGTGAACGCGTCGGTATGATCGAGCTGCCGTATCTGGGCGAGGAACGGCTGCAGAAGATGGGCATACCGCTCGGGCCCAGACTGAGGATACTGCAGGAGGCGCAAATATCGCTGTGTCGTGATACGACGCTCTGCATCGTTTGA
- the LOC120904243 gene encoding heat shock protein DDB_G0288861-like isoform X3, with protein sequence MNPPYRMPPQPLGAYGMQHDHHSSIPGTASTEAHVLNTPLRTHSSKFPIERELILSSNKNSSKIPLMQDNRNTSLPALLNRSSTSAIGPDLPVKQTQAWNQPQMDVIHSAVAGSMPRTIVRFPEDVTALADRGDGSFQRDKDATTVKKSVTKTYHTLKDLISSKFKKDANEQSDELNNVTSMLHGHQSNLDQGQSGSQQQQQQQQHSGNNQSGSYMYSSASDNNLLQAQSNLNVWPSGSQTNSPLYYHKKFSDPAESFGGSKALSQPQLNMASEQGSRNTQHVVSMLPAPVDGTDSDDGGFRQHSVSRQTNQPLPNGSGQGQGAAMHANRSTPQQPAYIQNYRHNHGQQQQQQQPHNQQQQHLQQQHHMSYQQAVHNAKQRAAMEGGSSSNMQSSSYNTTVTVGDQSGGHHHHPHHHHHHNQGEAGMQKHTISVDINSGSSVNISTGESHDAGAYDKNGNHSSNVDSGRGSSSMATASADAVMEKNKVKSDGEWVDVVDVELRNILEPGMKSLNLRPESTMSESASSMSPPLPPLSPHETYNHSVGQTSGNTQTKPNNASKLQKQEYGTDTYNRASKNPQPIGPSKGQPSPNTIQNYMNHLKLSSNKKHEQNALKKHLFGLDTDVASVTNTTRSLDLESLLGGPWDGAQSVSESETDGGGLQQIRNQLEGLETMYSEVLKMLGNRMATNESTLRANRRRRHGSMSSLPSSSISGRPIRDRRRLDERRKVRDIKGINKRFQRLESHVVTLARSVAHLSSEMRSQHLVSQELEELRNDLALLRSQSMHNLPMNSSGNAANASSREPINLTNPKRVKKLTKFFGEDPPLMKLFLKKLGYEKYAPIFESERVGMIELPYLGEERLQKMGIPLGPRLRILQEAQISLCRDTTLCIV encoded by the exons ATGAATCCACCGTACAGAATGCCACCACAACCGCTCGGTGCGTACGGTATGCAGCATGACCATCACTCCAGCATACCGGGCACGGCATCGACGGAGGCACACGTACTGAACACACCGCTCCGCACCCATTCCTCCAAGTTTCCG ATTGAACGGGAACTGATACTGTCGTCGAAcaaaaattcttcaaaaatTCCACTCATGCAAGACAACAGAAACACAAGCCTACCGGCATTGTTGAATCGATCCTCAACGTCCGCTATTGGGCCGGATCTGCCAGTGAAACAGACGCAAGCATGG AATCAACCCCAGATGGATGTTATACATTCGGCCGTTGCTGGTTCGATGCCACGCACGATCGTGCGCTTCCCGGAAGACGTGACGGCGCTTGCCGATCGAGGCGATGGTAGCTTCCAGCGGGATAAAGACGCCACGACGGTAAAGAAATCCGTCACCAAGACGTACCACACTCTGAAGGACCTCATCTCGTCCAAGTTCAAAAAGGATGCCAACGAACAGAGCGACGAACTGAACAATGTGACCTCAATGCTGCATGGGCACCAGTCGAACTTGGATCAGGGTCAATCAGgcagtcagcagcagcagcagcagcagcaacacagcgGCAACAATCAGAGCGGATCGTACATGTACAGCTCGGCCTCCGACAACAACTTGCTGCAGGCACAGTCCAACCTAAACGTGTGGCCGTCCGGCAGCCAAACCAATTCCCCACTGTACTATCACAAGAAGTTCTCCGATCCGGCGGAAAGCTTCGGTGGATCGAAAGCTCTCTCCCAGCCGCAGCTAAACATGGCCAGCGAACAGGGCAGTCGTAACACGCAGCACGTGGTCAGTATGCTGCCGGCACCGGTGGATGGTACGGATAGTGACGATGGTGGCTTTCGGCAGCACAGTGTCAGTCGCCAGACGAATCAACCCCTACCGAACGGATCTGGACAGGGTCAGGGAGCGGCGATGCACGCTAACCGGTCCACACCACAGCAACCCGCCTACATCCAAAACTATCGGCACAATCAtggccagcagcaacagcagcagcagccacacaatcagcaacagcagcatctacagcagcaacatcacatGTCGTATCAGCAGGCTGTACATAACGCCAAACAGCGAGCTGCCATGGAGGGTGGCTCGAGTTCTAACATGCAATCATCATCCTACAACACAACGGTGACAGTGGGAGATCAAAGTGGaggccatcatcatcatccgcatcatcatcatcaccacaatCAGGGGGAGGCTGGAATGCAGAAGCACACAATCTCGGTCGACATAAACAGTGGCTCGTCGGTCAACATATCCACCGGAGAGTCGCACGATGCCGGAGCGTACGATAAAAATGGCAATCACTCGTCGAACGTTGATTCTGGTCGCGGTAGCTCCTCCATGGCTACTGCCAGTGCTGACGCGGTGATGGAGAAAAACAAAGTCAAGTCCGACGGTGAATGG GTCGATGTAGTTGATGTGGAACTTCGAAACATCCTCGAGCCGGGGATGAAATCGTTGAACCTTCGACCCGAGAGCACCATGTCCGAAAGTGCCTCATCAATGTCCCCACCGCTGCCGCCACTATCGCCGCACGAAACGTATAACCACAGCGTTGGGCAGACCAGTGGCAACACCcagacaaaaccaaacaatgcTTCCAAGCTGCAGAAGCAAGAGTACGGCACGGATACGTACAACCGGGCAAGCAAAAATCCGCAACCGATCGGTCCCTCGAAGGGACAACCCTCTCCCAACACAATACAGAACTACATGAACCATCTGAAGCTATCGAGCAACAAGAAGCACGAGCAGAACGCCCTTAAAAAGCACT TGTTCGGCTTAGATACGGATGTTGCCTCAGTCACCAACACAACACGCTCGCTCGATCTCGAATCACTGCTCGGTGGTCCGTGGGACGGTGCCCAGTCGGTGTCCGAGTCGGAGACGGACGGTGGCGGGCTGCAGCAAATCCGTAACCAGCTCGAGGGACTGGAGACGATGTACAGCGAGGTGCTGAAGATGCTCGGCAATCGTATGGCCACGAACGAGTCAACGCTGCGTGCGAATCGACGCCGACGGCACGGCAGCATGTCGTCGCTACCGTCCAGCTCGATCAGCGGCCGCCCGATCCGGGATCGGCGAAGACTGGACGAGCGCCGTAAGGTGCGTGACATCAAGGGCATTAACAAGCGTTTCCAGCGGTTGGAATCGCACGTCGTCACGCTTGCTCGCAGCGTGGCCCATCTGTCGTCCGAGATGCGCTCGCAGCACCTGGTTTCACAGGAACTGGAGGAGTTGCGCAATGATCTCGCACTGCTACGCTCCCAATCGATGCACAACCTACCGATGAACAGTAGCGGGAATGCGGCAAACGCTTCCTCCCGGGAACCGATCAATCTGACCAACCCGAAGCGGGTCAAGAAGTTGACCAAGTTCTTTGGCGAAGATCCTCCGCTAATGAAGCTGTTTCTTAAAAAGCTCGGCTACGAG AAATATGCTCCCATCTTCGAGAGTGAACGCGTCGGTATGATCGAGCTGCCGTATCTGGGCGAGGAACGGCTGCAGAAGATGGGCATACCGCTCGGGCCCAGACTGAGGATACTGCAGGAGGCGCAAATATCGCTGTGTCGTGATACGACGCTCTGCATCGTTTGA
- the LOC120904243 gene encoding heat shock protein DDB_G0288861-like isoform X2 → MTIKMKAKNATIDAHHFSPERLNALVNCMNPPYRMPPQPLGAYGMQHDHHSSIPGTASTEAHVLNTPLRTHSSKFPIERELILSSNKNSSKIPLMQDNRNTSLPALLNRSSTSAIGPDLPVKQTQAWNQPQMDVIHSAVAGSMPRTIVRFPEDVTALADRGDGSFQRDKDATTVKKSVTKTYHTLKDLISSKFKKDANEQSDELNNVTSMLHGHQSNLDQGQSGSQQQQQQQQHSGNNQSGSYMYSSASDNNLLQAQSNLNVWPSGSQTNSPLYYHKKFSDPAESFGGSKALSQPQLNMASEQGSRNTQHVVSMLPAPVDGTDSDDGGFRQHSVSRQTNQPLPNGSGQGQGAAMHANRSTPQQPAYIQNYRHNHGQQQQQQQPHNQQQQHLQQQHHMSYQQAVHNAKQRAAMEGGSSSNMQSSSYNTTVTVGDQSGGHHHHPHHHHHHNQGEAGMQKHTISVDINSGSSVNISTGESHDAGAYDKNGNHSSNVDSGRGSSSMATASADAVMEKNKVKSDGEWVDVVDVELRNILEPGMKSLNLRPESTMSESASSMSPPLPPLSPHETYNHSVGQTSGNTQTKPNNASKLQKQEYGTDTYNRASKNPQPIGPSKGQPSPNTIQNYMNHLKLSSNKKHEQNALKKHLFGLDTDVASVTNTTRSLDLESLLGGPWDGAQSVSESETDGGGLQQIRNQLEGLETMYSEVLKMLGNRMATNESTLRANRRRRHGSMSSLPSSSISGRPIRDRRRLDERRKVRDIKGINKRFQRLESHVVTLARSVAHLSSEMRSQHLVSQELEELRNDLALLRSQSMHNLPMNSSGNAANASSREPINLTNPKRVKKLTKFFGEDPPLMKLFLKKLGYEKYAPIFESERVGMIELPYLGEERLQKMGIPLGPRLRILQEAQISLCRDTTLCIV, encoded by the exons CGACGATTGATGCGCACCACTTTTCCCCCGAAAGACTGAACGCGCTAGTGAATTGCATGAATCCACCGTACAGAATGCCACCACAACCGCTCGGTGCGTACGGTATGCAGCATGACCATCACTCCAGCATACCGGGCACGGCATCGACGGAGGCACACGTACTGAACACACCGCTCCGCACCCATTCCTCCAAGTTTCCG ATTGAACGGGAACTGATACTGTCGTCGAAcaaaaattcttcaaaaatTCCACTCATGCAAGACAACAGAAACACAAGCCTACCGGCATTGTTGAATCGATCCTCAACGTCCGCTATTGGGCCGGATCTGCCAGTGAAACAGACGCAAGCATGG AATCAACCCCAGATGGATGTTATACATTCGGCCGTTGCTGGTTCGATGCCACGCACGATCGTGCGCTTCCCGGAAGACGTGACGGCGCTTGCCGATCGAGGCGATGGTAGCTTCCAGCGGGATAAAGACGCCACGACGGTAAAGAAATCCGTCACCAAGACGTACCACACTCTGAAGGACCTCATCTCGTCCAAGTTCAAAAAGGATGCCAACGAACAGAGCGACGAACTGAACAATGTGACCTCAATGCTGCATGGGCACCAGTCGAACTTGGATCAGGGTCAATCAGgcagtcagcagcagcagcagcagcagcaacacagcgGCAACAATCAGAGCGGATCGTACATGTACAGCTCGGCCTCCGACAACAACTTGCTGCAGGCACAGTCCAACCTAAACGTGTGGCCGTCCGGCAGCCAAACCAATTCCCCACTGTACTATCACAAGAAGTTCTCCGATCCGGCGGAAAGCTTCGGTGGATCGAAAGCTCTCTCCCAGCCGCAGCTAAACATGGCCAGCGAACAGGGCAGTCGTAACACGCAGCACGTGGTCAGTATGCTGCCGGCACCGGTGGATGGTACGGATAGTGACGATGGTGGCTTTCGGCAGCACAGTGTCAGTCGCCAGACGAATCAACCCCTACCGAACGGATCTGGACAGGGTCAGGGAGCGGCGATGCACGCTAACCGGTCCACACCACAGCAACCCGCCTACATCCAAAACTATCGGCACAATCAtggccagcagcaacagcagcagcagccacacaatcagcaacagcagcatctacagcagcaacatcacatGTCGTATCAGCAGGCTGTACATAACGCCAAACAGCGAGCTGCCATGGAGGGTGGCTCGAGTTCTAACATGCAATCATCATCCTACAACACAACGGTGACAGTGGGAGATCAAAGTGGaggccatcatcatcatccgcatcatcatcatcaccacaatCAGGGGGAGGCTGGAATGCAGAAGCACACAATCTCGGTCGACATAAACAGTGGCTCGTCGGTCAACATATCCACCGGAGAGTCGCACGATGCCGGAGCGTACGATAAAAATGGCAATCACTCGTCGAACGTTGATTCTGGTCGCGGTAGCTCCTCCATGGCTACTGCCAGTGCTGACGCGGTGATGGAGAAAAACAAAGTCAAGTCCGACGGTGAATGG GTCGATGTAGTTGATGTGGAACTTCGAAACATCCTCGAGCCGGGGATGAAATCGTTGAACCTTCGACCCGAGAGCACCATGTCCGAAAGTGCCTCATCAATGTCCCCACCGCTGCCGCCACTATCGCCGCACGAAACGTATAACCACAGCGTTGGGCAGACCAGTGGCAACACCcagacaaaaccaaacaatgcTTCCAAGCTGCAGAAGCAAGAGTACGGCACGGATACGTACAACCGGGCAAGCAAAAATCCGCAACCGATCGGTCCCTCGAAGGGACAACCCTCTCCCAACACAATACAGAACTACATGAACCATCTGAAGCTATCGAGCAACAAGAAGCACGAGCAGAACGCCCTTAAAAAGCACT TGTTCGGCTTAGATACGGATGTTGCCTCAGTCACCAACACAACACGCTCGCTCGATCTCGAATCACTGCTCGGTGGTCCGTGGGACGGTGCCCAGTCGGTGTCCGAGTCGGAGACGGACGGTGGCGGGCTGCAGCAAATCCGTAACCAGCTCGAGGGACTGGAGACGATGTACAGCGAGGTGCTGAAGATGCTCGGCAATCGTATGGCCACGAACGAGTCAACGCTGCGTGCGAATCGACGCCGACGGCACGGCAGCATGTCGTCGCTACCGTCCAGCTCGATCAGCGGCCGCCCGATCCGGGATCGGCGAAGACTGGACGAGCGCCGTAAGGTGCGTGACATCAAGGGCATTAACAAGCGTTTCCAGCGGTTGGAATCGCACGTCGTCACGCTTGCTCGCAGCGTGGCCCATCTGTCGTCCGAGATGCGCTCGCAGCACCTGGTTTCACAGGAACTGGAGGAGTTGCGCAATGATCTCGCACTGCTACGCTCCCAATCGATGCACAACCTACCGATGAACAGTAGCGGGAATGCGGCAAACGCTTCCTCCCGGGAACCGATCAATCTGACCAACCCGAAGCGGGTCAAGAAGTTGACCAAGTTCTTTGGCGAAGATCCTCCGCTAATGAAGCTGTTTCTTAAAAAGCTCGGCTACGAG AAATATGCTCCCATCTTCGAGAGTGAACGCGTCGGTATGATCGAGCTGCCGTATCTGGGCGAGGAACGGCTGCAGAAGATGGGCATACCGCTCGGGCCCAGACTGAGGATACTGCAGGAGGCGCAAATATCGCTGTGTCGTGATACGACGCTCTGCATCGTTTGA